One Obesumbacterium proteus DNA window includes the following coding sequences:
- the tdcD gene encoding propionate kinase codes for MSSKSVVLVINCGSSSIKFSVMQGNNCDVMMSGIVDNVGIENTSMTIDKTISINLKTGSYEDALNSIVRELEKRKLSDAISCVGHRIAHGGEAFSDATLINDEVLKEITNVSSLAPLHNYANLEGIMAARHIFPELPHVAVFDTAFHQTLKPEAYTYALPQQYFKQYGVRRYGFHGTSHRYVAQQAIEQLGLDEKNSGIIVAHLGNGASVCAVQNGQSVDTSMGMTPLEGLVMGTRSGDVDFGALAYLADKTGKTLEDLMFMVNKESGLLGISGLSSDLRVLQKAYEEGHEGAQLAINVFVHRLARHIGGHAASLNKLDAIVFTGGIGENSELIRQLTLQHLAVFGLELDEAKNHLRRTGEAEVITAPSSKVIAAVIPTNEEKMIALDAIRVSSSAEHIAFA; via the coding sequence ATGTCTTCAAAATCTGTAGTGCTAGTTATTAATTGTGGATCTTCATCAATTAAATTCTCTGTTATGCAAGGAAATAACTGCGATGTGATGATGTCCGGCATTGTTGATAACGTCGGTATTGAAAATACCTCAATGACCATTGATAAAACTATCAGTATTAATTTAAAAACCGGTAGTTATGAAGATGCATTGAACTCTATTGTTAGAGAATTAGAAAAAAGAAAACTCAGCGATGCTATTTCATGTGTGGGTCACCGTATTGCCCACGGTGGAGAAGCATTTAGCGATGCGACATTAATTAATGATGAAGTTTTGAAAGAAATTACTAATGTTTCATCCCTGGCACCTTTACATAATTATGCCAACCTTGAGGGCATTATGGCTGCGCGCCATATATTCCCTGAATTACCGCATGTAGCCGTATTTGATACCGCGTTTCATCAGACCTTAAAACCTGAAGCTTATACCTATGCGCTTCCACAGCAATATTTCAAACAATATGGCGTGAGAAGATATGGCTTCCACGGAACCTCTCATCGCTATGTGGCACAGCAGGCGATTGAACAATTAGGCTTAGATGAAAAGAACTCTGGGATTATTGTCGCTCACCTAGGTAATGGCGCATCTGTCTGTGCGGTACAAAATGGCCAAAGCGTTGATACGTCTATGGGCATGACTCCGCTGGAAGGCTTGGTCATGGGAACGCGTAGCGGTGACGTTGATTTTGGCGCATTAGCATATTTGGCGGATAAAACCGGCAAGACGTTAGAAGATTTGATGTTCATGGTGAACAAAGAGTCTGGTCTGTTAGGTATTTCTGGGCTTTCAAGCGACCTGCGCGTGTTGCAAAAAGCGTATGAAGAAGGGCATGAAGGCGCACAGCTGGCGATCAACGTTTTTGTGCACCGCTTAGCCCGTCATATCGGTGGCCATGCTGCTTCGTTGAATAAGCTTGATGCCATTGTGTTCACCGGCGGCATTGGTGAGAACTCTGAGCTGATTCGCCAATTAACGCTACAGCATCTTGCGGTATTCGGTCTTGAACTCGACGAAGCAAAAAATCATCTGCGTCGCACCGGAGAGGCTGAAGTGATTACGGCGCCGAGTTCTAAAGTTATTGCCGCAGTGATCCCAACTAATGAAGAGAAGATGATTGCGCTGGATGCTATTCGCGTGAGTTCCTCCGCTGAACATATTGCATTCGCATAA
- a CDS encoding chemotaxis protein, producing the protein MDSFQKDIDERANLALSNKFELLLFRLGVSQHDSKSELYGINVFKLREIVPMQKINRAAGMVSPLLGVVNIRDQIMPVIDLPAALGCTPETGLNLLLITEYARSTQAFAVEAVDNIIRLDWSQVHTAEAGVNSRNITSIASMEDENGNKDLALVLDVEQILYDIIPSGRNVDVEAIKEKSFALKPGAVAIVAEDSKVARSMLEQGLKGMGIPTQMHTTGLEAWEKIQSIAAEAKAAGQSITDRIGLVLTDIEMPEMDGFTLTRNIKNEATLKQIPVVIHSSLSGSANEDHVRKVGANGYVAKFDVAELSEVIHKALADVAGS; encoded by the coding sequence ATGGATAGTTTTCAGAAAGATATCGATGAAAGGGCTAACCTAGCCTTATCCAACAAGTTTGAACTGTTACTGTTTCGGTTAGGTGTAAGCCAACACGACAGTAAATCAGAGCTTTATGGGATCAACGTTTTCAAGCTGCGTGAAATTGTGCCCATGCAAAAAATTAATCGCGCGGCTGGCATGGTTTCACCACTGTTGGGTGTGGTGAATATCCGTGACCAAATTATGCCGGTTATCGACCTTCCGGCAGCGCTCGGCTGCACGCCTGAAACCGGCCTCAATTTGCTCCTCATCACCGAGTATGCACGGAGTACGCAGGCTTTTGCCGTAGAGGCTGTCGATAATATAATTCGCCTAGATTGGAGTCAGGTGCATACCGCTGAAGCCGGTGTAAACAGCCGTAATATCACCAGCATTGCCAGTATGGAAGATGAAAATGGTAATAAGGATTTAGCGCTGGTGCTCGATGTTGAGCAAATTCTTTACGACATTATCCCTTCGGGTCGTAACGTCGATGTGGAAGCGATTAAAGAGAAAAGCTTTGCCTTGAAACCCGGCGCTGTTGCCATTGTGGCTGAAGACTCAAAGGTCGCCCGTTCGATGCTGGAACAGGGGCTAAAAGGCATGGGCATTCCGACGCAGATGCATACTACCGGCTTAGAAGCTTGGGAGAAAATTCAGTCTATTGCTGCCGAAGCCAAAGCCGCCGGCCAATCAATCACCGACCGAATTGGACTGGTATTAACCGATATCGAAATGCCTGAAATGGATGGCTTCACCCTGACGCGAAATATTAAAAACGAAGCCACGCTGAAACAGATCCCGGTAGTTATCCATTCGTCACTCTCAGGCAGCGCAAACGAAGACCACGTCCGTAAAGTCGGAGCTAATGGCTACGTTGCAAAATTCGACGTTGCCGAACTTTCAGAAGTGATTCACAAAGCATTGGCTGATGTTGCGGGGAGCTAA
- a CDS encoding AraC family transcriptional regulator, with protein MSEELLSLLAKHTFSSHEQTPFLTSLPGVTLVRASNGRYPRHILHRPALCLVLQGVKRTVFGEVPFDYAAGQALIVTTAMPGVSRILEADARHPYLGVIIEFDIAVIRDVFMQLSHRLSQQNTAPHAAFVIDIDAQLSRCLLRGLRLLDSPDAIPVLYAGFMQELCYWLLMGPNGADVARIVTRDTHSMGVAGALDLLREKYKEPLSLESLAKAANLSRSAFHRKFKELIGMSPLEYQKQLRLLEARQLLLSRKGTAEAIAFQVGYNSPNQFSREYSRMFGLSPRKDALLLR; from the coding sequence ATGAGCGAAGAGCTGCTATCTCTGCTAGCAAAGCATACATTTTCAAGCCATGAACAAACCCCGTTTTTAACGTCATTACCCGGCGTGACGCTGGTTCGAGCGAGTAATGGGCGATACCCTCGTCATATTTTGCATCGGCCTGCGCTATGTCTTGTACTGCAAGGCGTTAAGCGCACGGTTTTTGGTGAGGTTCCTTTTGATTACGCGGCTGGTCAGGCATTGATTGTTACAACGGCAATGCCAGGCGTGAGTCGCATACTGGAAGCTGATGCACGACATCCATACTTGGGCGTCATTATTGAATTCGATATAGCCGTGATACGCGATGTTTTTATGCAGCTCTCACATCGACTTTCGCAGCAAAATACCGCGCCACATGCGGCATTTGTGATAGATATCGATGCTCAACTTTCTCGCTGCTTATTACGTGGTCTACGATTGCTTGATAGTCCTGACGCGATCCCCGTGCTTTATGCTGGGTTTATGCAGGAGCTATGCTATTGGCTACTCATGGGACCTAACGGAGCTGATGTTGCACGTATTGTTACGCGTGATACTCACTCAATGGGGGTTGCAGGGGCGCTAGATTTGCTCAGAGAGAAGTACAAAGAGCCGTTGAGCCTTGAGTCTTTGGCGAAAGCGGCAAACCTTAGCCGTTCTGCTTTTCACCGTAAATTTAAAGAGTTAATTGGCATGAGCCCTTTAGAATATCAAAAGCAACTGCGTTTGCTCGAGGCTCGCCAACTGCTGTTGTCACGTAAAGGCACCGCGGAGGCCATTGCTTTTCAAGTGGGCTATAACAGTCCCAACCAGTTCAGCCGCGAATACTCGCGCATGTTTGGTTTATCACCGCGTAAAGACGCGCTGTTGTTGCGCTAA
- a CDS encoding DUF1622 domain-containing protein, translating to MEHIKEIIIYLSETLQTFLELISVLCVLIGLVRTLWSVIPNFNNQSIFHIMRTRFGSWLALALEFQLAADILATTINPSLDELLKLAIIAVIRTFLNYFLSKELTAENK from the coding sequence ATGGAGCATATAAAAGAGATTATTATTTATTTGTCTGAAACCTTGCAGACATTTTTAGAACTTATCTCTGTTTTATGTGTGTTGATAGGGCTAGTGAGAACGCTGTGGTCGGTTATTCCTAACTTTAATAACCAGTCCATTTTTCACATTATGAGAACGCGCTTTGGTAGCTGGTTAGCTTTGGCGTTAGAGTTTCAATTAGCAGCAGATATTTTGGCGACGACAATAAATCCAAGCCTTGATGAATTACTTAAGTTAGCGATTATTGCGGTTATTCGTACTTTCTTGAATTATTTTTTGTCGAAAGAGCTAACGGCAGAAAATAAATAA
- a CDS encoding linear amide C-N hydrolase produces the protein MHLNILLSAASLLICSVGMLFSPQIALACTRAVYQGEDKLVMTGRTMDWKEDLHSDLWIFPRGMARNGNAGAHSVEWVSKYGSVTTAAYNIATTDGMNEKGLVANMLWLAESQYPKPSKDKPSLSLAAWAQYALDNFATVDEAVKELQSEPFVVVTGDVPGQPRLATIHLALSDASGDSAIFEYIDGKLVIHHSPEYQILTNSPTYDQQLAIDKYWEGIGGNIMLPGTNRAADRFVRAKYYINAIPKYHEARLALSSVLSVMRSVSVPFGITSQAEPNISSTRWRTISDQKNKLYYFESAVGMSTFWVDLKQADLSAESPVRKLSLGVNQMADFSGEVSHAFEPAKPFEFLAAVVD, from the coding sequence ATGCATTTAAATATTTTGCTTTCAGCAGCGTCGTTGCTCATTTGTTCGGTTGGGATGTTATTTTCACCCCAGATCGCTTTAGCATGCACCCGTGCGGTATATCAGGGTGAAGATAAGCTAGTTATGACTGGCCGCACAATGGATTGGAAAGAAGATTTGCATTCCGATCTGTGGATCTTTCCGCGTGGAATGGCGCGCAACGGCAATGCTGGCGCTCATTCAGTGGAATGGGTATCAAAGTATGGCAGCGTGACGACGGCGGCTTACAACATTGCTACGACTGATGGCATGAATGAAAAAGGGCTGGTCGCCAATATGCTGTGGCTGGCAGAGTCGCAGTATCCGAAACCTTCTAAAGATAAGCCGAGTCTTTCACTGGCCGCATGGGCTCAGTATGCGTTGGATAACTTTGCCACGGTAGATGAGGCGGTGAAAGAATTGCAGTCTGAGCCATTTGTGGTGGTAACGGGTGATGTTCCCGGCCAGCCTCGCTTAGCGACTATTCATTTAGCGTTGTCTGATGCCAGCGGTGATAGTGCTATTTTTGAATATATCGATGGAAAACTGGTTATCCACCATAGCCCTGAATATCAAATATTAACCAACTCGCCGACCTACGATCAGCAACTGGCGATTGATAAATATTGGGAAGGAATTGGCGGTAACATTATGCTGCCGGGTACCAATCGTGCGGCAGATCGCTTCGTTCGTGCCAAATATTACATTAATGCAATTCCTAAGTATCACGAAGCACGCCTAGCTTTGTCTAGCGTATTGAGCGTTATGCGCTCAGTGTCGGTGCCTTTTGGTATCACTTCGCAGGCAGAGCCGAATATTTCCTCAACTCGCTGGCGTACCATTTCCGATCAAAAAAATAAGCTCTACTATTTTGAATCAGCCGTTGGGATGAGTACGTTTTGGGTGGATTTAAAACAGGCCGATCTTTCTGCTGAGTCGCCGGTGCGCAAACTATCGCTGGGTGTAAACCAAATGGCCGATTTTAGTGGTGAAGTTTCCCATGCCTTTGAGCCAGCTAAACCCTTTGAGTTTTTAGCAGCCGTTGTGGATTAA
- the tdcC gene encoding threonine/serine transporter TdcC — MTTDSVTYSNQGTMWRKSDTTWTLGLFGTAIGAGVLFFPIRAGFGGLIPILIMLVLAYPIAFLCHRALARLCLSGSNITGNITDTVEEHFGKTGGVIITFLYFFAICPLLWIYGVTITNTFMTFWENQLQLMPLNRGLVALVLLMAMAFIIFFGKDLMVKVMSFLVFPFIASLVLISLSLIPYWNASVFEQVSTSSISLLGHDGILVNVWLGIAIMVFSFNFSPIVSSFVESKREEYEPEFGKQFTEDRCSKIISRASMLMVAVVMFFAFSCLFTLSPAMMADAKAQNIPVLSYLANHFSSMAGGKSTFSTVLEYGASLIALVAIFKSFFGHYLGTLEGMNGLIVKFACKGDKKKYSTGKLNLISMFFIMGSTWVVAYVNPNILDLIEAMGAPIIASLLCLLPMYAVRKVPALAKYKGKPENYFVTIVGLLTILNIFYKLI, encoded by the coding sequence ATGACGACAGACAGCGTTACCTATTCGAATCAGGGAACTATGTGGCGGAAATCGGACACCACATGGACTCTTGGATTATTTGGCACCGCCATCGGCGCAGGGGTTCTGTTCTTCCCTATCCGTGCAGGCTTTGGCGGTTTGATCCCTATCCTGATCATGCTTGTGCTGGCCTACCCAATTGCTTTCTTATGTCACCGCGCATTAGCTCGCCTGTGTCTGTCTGGTAGCAATATCACCGGCAACATTACCGACACGGTTGAAGAGCATTTTGGTAAAACAGGTGGGGTCATTATTACCTTCCTGTACTTCTTCGCGATTTGCCCTCTGTTATGGATTTATGGTGTCACCATCACCAACACCTTCATGACATTCTGGGAAAACCAGCTGCAGTTAATGCCGTTGAACCGTGGCCTCGTCGCTCTGGTTCTGTTAATGGCCATGGCTTTCATCATCTTCTTCGGAAAAGATTTGATGGTGAAGGTAATGAGCTTCCTGGTGTTCCCATTCATCGCCAGCTTGGTTCTGATTTCCCTGTCGCTGATCCCTTACTGGAACGCGTCTGTATTTGAACAAGTTAGCACTAGCAGCATCTCTCTGCTGGGTCACGACGGCATTCTGGTTAACGTATGGCTGGGTATCGCCATCATGGTGTTCTCCTTTAACTTCTCGCCTATCGTTTCCTCTTTCGTTGAATCAAAACGTGAAGAATACGAGCCTGAGTTTGGCAAGCAGTTCACCGAAGACCGCTGCTCTAAAATCATCTCTCGCGCAAGTATGCTGATGGTTGCCGTGGTCATGTTCTTTGCCTTCAGCTGCCTGTTTACGCTGTCTCCAGCGATGATGGCCGACGCTAAAGCGCAAAACATTCCGGTTCTTTCTTATCTGGCAAACCACTTCTCAAGCATGGCCGGTGGTAAATCTACCTTCTCAACCGTGTTGGAATATGGCGCGTCACTGATTGCTCTGGTCGCTATCTTCAAATCGTTCTTCGGTCACTATCTGGGAACGTTGGAAGGGATGAATGGCCTGATTGTTAAGTTCGCTTGTAAAGGCGACAAGAAGAAGTATTCAACCGGCAAACTGAACCTGATCAGCATGTTCTTCATCATGGGCTCTACTTGGGTAGTGGCTTATGTTAACCCGAACATCCTTGACCTGATTGAAGCCATGGGTGCGCCTATCATTGCCTCCCTGCTGTGTCTGCTACCGATGTATGCGGTTCGCAAAGTGCCAGCGCTGGCAAAATATAAAGGCAAGCCAGAAAACTACTTTGTTACCATCGTTGGCCTGCTGACCATTCTGAATATTTTCTACAAACTTATTTAA
- a CDS encoding universal stress protein, protein MYKSILVPVDIEEDILTQNALRHVEYLAKMSDADVHFLYVLPDAQAFVTAYSFGIKEFENKAVTYAEERIRELIQGVDLPAERMSYTIRFGTPRDEALQQADEMGADLIIVGSHRPSVKTYLLGSNAAGIVRHAKVNVMVIR, encoded by the coding sequence ATGTATAAAAGCATTTTGGTGCCGGTAGATATTGAAGAGGATATTCTGACTCAAAACGCCCTGCGTCACGTTGAGTATTTGGCAAAAATGTCAGACGCTGATGTGCATTTCTTGTATGTTTTGCCAGATGCACAGGCCTTCGTTACTGCATACTCTTTTGGCATCAAAGAGTTTGAAAACAAAGCGGTAACCTATGCTGAAGAAAGAATTAGAGAACTCATTCAGGGGGTAGATTTGCCCGCTGAGCGTATGTCTTACACCATTCGTTTCGGCACCCCGCGGGATGAGGCGCTGCAACAGGCTGATGAAATGGGCGCTGACCTCATCATTGTTGGTTCGCACCGCCCAAGCGTTAAAACGTACCTGCTAGGCTCGAATGCGGCAGGCATTGTGCGCCATGCTAAAGTTAATGTGATGGTGATCCGTTAG
- the tdcB gene encoding bifunctional threonine ammonia-lyase/L-serine ammonia-lyase TdcB gives MKIYNNLPVTLNDIIEAQQRIKGHVYKTGMPKSNYLSERCNGTIHLKFENMQRTGSFKIRGAFNKLASLSREEREQGVIACSAGNHAQGVSLSCAMLGIDSKVVMPCTAPSSKVAATADYSAEVILHGNSFNDTISKAHELIELENRIFIPPYDDAKVIAGQGTIGLEILEDLYDVDNVIVPIGGGGLISGIAIALKSINPTINIIGVQAVNVHGMAKSFHEGQFLSHRTTGTIADGCDVATPGKLTYEIVKELVTDIVVVTEEEIKRGMIDLIQRNKIVTEGAGALASAAILSGKLKGYIENKKTVSLISGGNIDLSRISEITGLNHVH, from the coding sequence ATGAAGATATATAATAATCTACCTGTGACGCTTAACGACATAATTGAGGCCCAACAAAGGATAAAAGGTCATGTGTATAAAACTGGCATGCCTAAGTCTAACTACCTCAGTGAACGTTGTAACGGCACCATCCATCTAAAATTTGAGAATATGCAACGCACCGGTTCTTTTAAAATTCGCGGTGCTTTTAATAAGTTAGCTTCATTATCCAGAGAAGAACGTGAGCAGGGCGTGATTGCCTGTTCAGCCGGTAACCACGCGCAGGGCGTTTCCCTGTCTTGTGCCATGCTGGGAATTGACAGCAAAGTAGTTATGCCTTGCACTGCGCCAAGCTCTAAAGTTGCCGCAACGGCAGATTATTCTGCTGAAGTTATCCTTCACGGAAATAGCTTTAATGACACCATCTCAAAAGCTCATGAATTAATTGAGTTAGAAAATAGAATCTTTATTCCTCCTTACGACGATGCAAAAGTGATTGCAGGCCAAGGAACTATCGGTTTAGAAATCCTTGAAGATCTGTATGACGTGGATAACGTAATTGTCCCTATCGGTGGTGGGGGATTAATTTCCGGTATCGCTATCGCGTTAAAATCAATTAACCCAACAATCAATATCATAGGTGTTCAAGCGGTCAACGTTCACGGAATGGCAAAATCTTTCCACGAAGGACAATTTTTATCTCACCGCACAACAGGTACAATTGCGGACGGCTGCGACGTGGCGACGCCAGGCAAACTGACATATGAGATTGTCAAAGAGCTGGTAACCGACATTGTTGTAGTCACTGAAGAAGAAATTAAGCGCGGTATGATTGATCTTATCCAAAGAAACAAGATCGTGACTGAAGGTGCTGGAGCATTGGCATCTGCGGCCATATTAAGCGGTAAGCTCAAGGGCTATATCGAAAATAAAAAGACCGTTAGCCTTATTTCCGGTGGGAATATTGATTTATCCAGAATATCAGAGATAACGGGACTGAATCACGTTCACTAA
- a CDS encoding SDR family NAD(P)-dependent oxidoreductase encodes MTQNIKVAVITGGSRGLGRSTVINLAQRGIHSIFTYKSGQQEAAEVVEEAEKAGAKAIALHLDTANVAGFDGFAAQVQEALNELNADRFNYLVNNAGISNHTPFMQVTEEELDLQFQVNFKGVFFLTQKLLPLMKDGGQIVNISSGVTRFVNPNSVAYATVKGAVEVFTRYLAHDLGKRNISVNSVAPGAIQTDFSGGVVRDNPEINQVVSNMTALGRPGLPDDIGKMLASFLSDDNHWVNGQRIEVSGGMRL; translated from the coding sequence ATGACCCAGAACATTAAAGTCGCAGTTATCACCGGTGGAAGCCGAGGCCTTGGCCGTAGTACCGTCATCAATCTCGCCCAACGCGGCATTCATTCTATTTTTACGTATAAATCAGGCCAGCAAGAAGCGGCAGAAGTGGTGGAAGAAGCAGAGAAAGCAGGAGCAAAAGCTATCGCCCTGCACCTTGATACGGCCAACGTAGCCGGATTTGATGGTTTTGCTGCACAAGTACAAGAAGCACTAAACGAACTCAATGCTGATAGGTTTAATTATCTCGTTAATAACGCGGGTATCTCCAACCACACGCCGTTTATGCAAGTGACTGAAGAAGAATTAGATTTACAATTTCAGGTGAACTTCAAAGGCGTATTTTTCCTCACCCAGAAGCTGTTGCCGCTGATGAAAGACGGCGGTCAAATCGTCAATATCTCTTCTGGCGTAACTCGTTTTGTGAACCCAAATAGCGTGGCCTACGCCACCGTTAAAGGTGCCGTTGAGGTTTTCACTCGTTATCTGGCTCACGATCTCGGCAAACGCAATATTTCGGTGAATAGCGTAGCGCCAGGCGCCATTCAAACCGATTTCAGCGGCGGCGTCGTTCGCGATAATCCGGAAATAAACCAAGTCGTTTCAAACATGACTGCGCTTGGCAGACCAGGCTTGCCAGACGATATTGGTAAAATGCTGGCTTCATTCCTCTCTGACGATAATCATTGGGTCAATGGGCAACGCATTGAAGTTTCAGGCGGAATGAGGTTGTAA
- the pflB gene encoding formate C-acetyltransferase, whose protein sequence is MNIDLDVTENTFTEAWNGFAGTEWKESINVRDFIQNNYSPYEGDESFLSTATEATTKLWEKVMEGVRIENSTHAPVDFDNDIATTITAHAPGYIHQDLEKIVGLQTEKPLKRALFPFGGINMIESSFEAYNRKLDPNFKYLFTDIRKTHNQGVFDVYSPEMMRCRKSGVLTGLPDGYGRGRIIGDYRRVALYGIRYLIRERELQFADLQGKLEKGIQLEQVIRQREELAEQRRALKQIQEMAAKYGFDISRPAQNAQEAIQWLYFGYLAAVKSQNGGAMSLGRTSTFLDVYIERDLKNGVINEQEAQQLIDHFIMKIRMVRFLRTPEFDTLFSGDPIWATEVIGGMGLDGRTLVTKNSYRYLNTLETMGPSPEPNLTILWSERLPKAFKAYAANLSIATSSLQYENDDLMRPDFDSDDYAIACCVSPMVVGKQMQFFGARANLAKTLLYCINGGVDEKLKIQVGPKVPAMTDEVLDYDKVMASLDSFMDWLAVQYITALNVIHYMHDKYSYEAALMALHDRDVVRTMACGIAGLSVAADSLAAIKYAKVRPIRDENGLAIDFAIDGEYPQFGNNDHRVDDIACDLVERFMKKIQKLPTYRDAEPTQSILTITSNVVYGQKTGNTPDGRRAGTPFGPGANPMHGRDRKGAVASLTSVAKLPFKYAKDGISYTFSIVPGALGKDEFIRKNNLVGLIDGYFHHEENVEGGQHLNVNVMNREMLLDAIENPDKYPSLTIRVSGYAVRFNALTREQQQDVISRTFTSSL, encoded by the coding sequence ATGAATATCGATCTGGACGTGACAGAGAATACATTTACTGAAGCTTGGAATGGTTTTGCAGGAACGGAATGGAAAGAAAGCATTAATGTAAGAGACTTCATTCAGAATAACTATTCGCCTTATGAAGGCGATGAGTCTTTCCTTTCGACTGCAACCGAAGCAACCACCAAGCTGTGGGAAAAAGTAATGGAAGGCGTGCGGATTGAAAACTCCACTCACGCGCCGGTCGATTTTGATAATGATATAGCAACAACCATTACCGCCCATGCACCGGGGTATATCCATCAAGATCTGGAAAAAATTGTTGGCTTACAAACTGAGAAACCGCTGAAACGTGCGTTATTCCCGTTTGGCGGAATCAATATGATCGAGAGCTCGTTTGAAGCCTACAATCGCAAGCTGGATCCTAATTTTAAATATCTTTTCACCGATATTCGTAAAACACACAACCAAGGCGTGTTTGACGTTTACTCACCTGAAATGATGCGCTGCCGTAAATCCGGCGTTTTAACCGGTTTGCCAGACGGCTATGGCCGTGGGCGTATCATCGGTGACTATCGCCGCGTGGCTCTGTATGGCATCCGTTATCTGATCCGTGAACGTGAATTACAGTTTGCTGATTTACAGGGCAAACTGGAGAAAGGGATTCAGCTTGAGCAAGTGATTCGCCAGCGCGAAGAATTGGCCGAGCAGCGCCGTGCGCTGAAGCAAATTCAGGAAATGGCGGCGAAATACGGGTTTGATATTTCTCGTCCGGCACAGAACGCGCAAGAAGCTATTCAGTGGCTCTATTTTGGCTATTTGGCGGCGGTGAAATCGCAGAACGGCGGCGCGATGTCGCTGGGCCGTACTTCGACGTTCTTAGATGTGTATATCGAACGCGATCTGAAAAATGGGGTGATCAATGAGCAGGAAGCACAGCAGCTGATTGACCATTTCATTATGAAAATCCGCATGGTGCGTTTCTTACGCACGCCTGAGTTTGATACGTTGTTCTCTGGCGACCCAATCTGGGCAACCGAAGTTATCGGCGGGATGGGCTTAGACGGCAGAACGCTAGTCACCAAAAACTCCTACCGTTATCTGAATACGCTGGAAACCATGGGGCCATCACCAGAGCCTAACCTGACAATCCTGTGGTCAGAGCGCTTACCAAAAGCATTCAAAGCCTACGCTGCGAATCTGTCTATCGCGACCTCGTCGTTACAGTATGAAAACGATGATTTGATGCGCCCTGACTTTGACAGTGATGACTATGCGATTGCCTGCTGTGTTAGCCCAATGGTGGTTGGCAAGCAGATGCAGTTCTTTGGTGCTCGCGCCAACTTGGCAAAAACCTTGCTGTATTGCATCAACGGCGGCGTGGATGAAAAACTGAAAATTCAGGTTGGTCCGAAAGTGCCAGCCATGACAGATGAAGTCTTGGATTACGACAAAGTCATGGCGAGTCTGGATTCGTTTATGGATTGGTTGGCAGTGCAGTACATCACTGCGCTGAACGTTATCCACTACATGCACGATAAATACAGCTATGAAGCCGCGTTAATGGCGCTGCATGACCGCGATGTAGTTCGCACCATGGCGTGTGGTATCGCTGGTCTGTCGGTCGCCGCTGACTCACTCGCCGCTATCAAGTATGCCAAAGTGCGCCCAATTCGTGACGAAAACGGGTTGGCGATCGACTTCGCTATCGACGGTGAATACCCGCAGTTCGGTAACAACGACCATCGTGTCGATGATATTGCCTGTGACTTGGTTGAGCGCTTCATGAAGAAGATCCAGAAGCTGCCAACTTACCGAGATGCCGAGCCAACGCAGTCTATTCTGACCATAACCTCAAACGTGGTTTACGGGCAGAAAACCGGGAATACGCCGGACGGACGCCGCGCAGGCACGCCATTTGGCCCGGGGGCTAACCCAATGCACGGTCGCGATCGTAAAGGTGCGGTAGCGTCGTTAACCTCGGTGGCGAAACTGCCGTTCAAATACGCCAAAGACGGTATTTCTTATACCTTCTCTATCGTCCCAGGGGCGTTAGGCAAAGACGAATTTATCCGTAAAAACAATCTCGTGGGTCTGATTGATGGCTATTTCCATCATGAGGAAAACGTCGAAGGCGGACAGCATCTCAACGTGAACGTTATGAACCGAGAAATGCTGCTGGATGCGATTGAAAACCCAGATAAATACCCGAGTTTAACCATCAGGGTATCAGGCTATGCGGTACGATTTAACGCGCTGACGCGTGAACAACAGCAAGATGTGATCTCAAGGACGTTCACTAGCTCGCTGTAA